The Deinococcus aerolatus genomic sequence AGCTCGGCGGCAACCTGCCGGTAACGCGCCTCACTCTCCTCCAGCTGCTGGTGGGCACGCTTCTCACTGGTGATGTCACGCACCAACGTCAGCAGACACGCCTCCCCACCAATCGTGACCGGAACGACCGACACGACCGTGTCAGCCACCATTCCGGACTTCAGGCGGAACTGCACCTCGTGGCTGAGGACCTTTCCCTGTTCCCGAAGGATTCGCCCAACGTCTTCAAATTCCAGCGGATCGACCCAGAACTTCAGATCGTGCGGGGTACGCCCGATCATCTCCTCGCGGCTGTATCCGCTCACGCGCAGGAACTCGGGATTGACGTCGATGTAGTGGTGGTCGCTGATCCGGGCGACGACGATGGCCATCGGGGCGGCCTCAAATACGCTGGCGAAGCGCTCCTCGCTGGCCCGCTGCTCCTCCTGAGCCTGACGCTGCTCGGTAACGTCTCGGGTGAAGACCGAGACACCGTCCTCAGCCGGGTAGACGGTGGCCTCGATCCATCTGCCGAACACCTCGAGATGGCTGACGGCCTCGTGGCAACTGCCGGTGTCTCTGGCCCGCTGAATGGCCTGCACCACCGCCGAGTCTTCGATCTCCGGGAAGGTTGTGAGCAGGTTGTGCCCGGTGAGTTCTTCAGGACGCTTGCCAGCGATGCTGGCCGCAGCAGCGTTGAGGTAGGTGTAATTCAGGTGCTGGTCGAACGAGATGAAGCCGTCGGTCATTCGCCCGAGGGTGGACGTCAGCTGCCCATGAAGCTGGGCCTCGTGAAGCCTGGCTTCCTCGCGGGCCGTCACGTCATTCTGAAAGCCCACGAAGCGCGTGACCGTTCCGGTCGCGTCGCGCACTGGATTGAGGGTCAACTCGTTGTAGAACAGCGTGCCGTCCTTGCGGTAGTTGCGCAGGGTGATGGTCACCTGCTGCTGCTGCTCAATGGCCTGCCGGATCTCACGAACGCCGGGCTGATCGTGGTCGTGACCCTGCAGGATGCGGCAGTTGCGTCCGAGGAGCTCGGCAGCCGAGTAGCCGCTCAAGCGCTCGAAGGCCGGGTTGACGTACACGATCGGCTGGTCGTCCTGGAGCGCATCGGTCATCACGGTGCCGACAGCGGAAGATTCAATGACCTGGCGTAAGAGCTGAAGTTCGGATAGATGGACGGGGAGCTCTGACATCAGGGGGAAGCCTCTCTCGAGTGGACTGGTGCGCTGCTTGACGCAGAAGCGGAGAAGAGTAGACCCTCTGTACGGCAGACTCCCACAGCACGTCATTCATGGTTGTCACAATGCAGATTCCACTGGGCTGCGCTGTCCAATTTCGGTATCCCCCAACTGGACAATCTGACAGGAGAAGAGGTATGCCCCCGGTTCTCTGCATTCCTTTTAGGCTTTGCCGTGAAACTGAACCTTGGTGGCCCAAGTTGGCTCCAGATGCGCACTGCTACCCGGGCGGCCGATTTTGCTGTGCCCGCAGTATTGGCAGCTGTGTACCGCTTGACACCTACAGCTCAACAGGAACTTCCAATAGAACAGGTGAGGCGAGCAGGTCAACCAACCAGGTGTTCACGTCCACCAGTTCAGGCCCGGTAATTTCGTGCGCCATCTCGTATTCGCGGTAGGTGAAGGGCACGCCCAGGTCAGTGAGCAGGACCTGACTCGCTCGGCCATGATGAATGCCGAGTTTCGCGTCGTGCACGCCGTGCGCCACGAATACATTCGTCTGCTGAAGCTGCTTGGTCGAAGCGAAGTTCGGGCGTGCCTCGGGCAGGATCCGCCTGGAGAGCATCACCAGGCCGGCGACCAGCTCGGGCCTCGAGAGGGTCACGCTCGCCCCGATGATCGCGCCCTGCGAGAAGCCCAGCAGGAACACCTGTGCCGGATTGAAGCCGTGCTCACGCACCAGTCGAGGAAGCAGGGTGATCAGTGCTACGCGGCTCGCTTCCGCTTCGTCCGGGTTCGGGACCGGTTCTGGCGTAAAGCGCACGTTGAAGAAGGCAAACCCGTCCGGCCCGATCTGAAGGGGGCCCCGAACGCTGACGACCGCGAACCGCGGGTCGAGGGCGTCCACGAGGGCCAGCAGGTTGCGTTCGTTGCCGCCCACGCCATGCAGCAGAACCAGCACCGGGGCGCCCTGCATCGGGCCGGACCGTGGCGGCCGGAGTTCGTACGTCAGCGCAGTCACGACGTACGCTCCGCATGGAACCGCAGGGCGTTCCCAGCCGGGTCACGC encodes the following:
- a CDS encoding alpha/beta hydrolase, producing MTALTYELRPPRSGPMQGAPVLVLLHGVGGNERNLLALVDALDPRFAVVSVRGPLQIGPDGFAFFNVRFTPEPVPNPDEAEASRVALITLLPRLVREHGFNPAQVFLLGFSQGAIIGASVTLSRPELVAGLVMLSRRILPEARPNFASTKQLQQTNVFVAHGVHDAKLGIHHGRASQVLLTDLGVPFTYREYEMAHEITGPELVDVNTWLVDLLASPVLLEVPVEL